The Solanum lycopersicum chromosome 6, SLM_r2.1 genome has a window encoding:
- the LOC138349118 gene encoding uncharacterized protein isoform X2, which yields MPPKKATAAQKGKSVAEGTSQTRRVTRARAQSMPGIMLQSESSATPPPPEELRAAAAPVRGTPPAPEAPTSEPPAPQSGTEDRAMRDVVQLLTRLVADQARRHGLGVDHADRSDSLRARDFLSCNPPEFFGSRPQDDPQEFIRQMQRTLRIIKASETESVELATYHLRDVAINWYESWELSRGEGAPPAVWDEFVEAFQGHFLPPEMKRARVDKFLRLKQNGRSVREYSLEFDSLARHAPTIMADMADRVHRYVMGLDRYLIDGCMAVTLQPGMDIARVQAYAQGVEDRHRGRQPDRDYNRGQHKRARSAGYPDEFQSGQSQQHVRFSSQPAQSAPPRIMGRGFDRMGYSEPGQSSRASGSQMGRGLSQSRPPLPRCSRCGKSHPGECRWATGACFSCGRQGHTMRECNLRGSAGGMAQPTGSVAGSSSSVAMRPTGQGIQAPAGRGRGRGGASSSSGPSNRIYALTNRQDQEASPNVIIGVDAQFGDPPA from the exons atgcctccaaagaaagcgacagccgcccagaagggaaaatcggtagcagaaggtactagtcagacccgaagagttactagggcccgtgcccagtctatgcctggtattatgctccagtcggagagctctgctacacccccaccgccagaagagcttagagcagcagcagctccagttcgggggacaccaccagcccccgaggccccaacatctgaacctccagctcctcagtcagggacggaggatagggccatgagagatgtggttcaattgctgactagattagtggcagatcaggctcgcaggcatggactaggagttgatcatgcggacagatctgatagcttaagggctcgtgacttcttaagttgtaatcctccagagttctttgggtcaaggccacaggatgatccgcaagagtttattcgtcagatgcagcgtacattgaggataatcaaggcttcggagaccgagtctgttgagttggctacgtatcatttgcgggatgtagctattaattggtatgagtcttgggagttatctaggggtgagggtgcccctccagcggtatgggatgaatttgtggaggctttccagggccacttcctgcctccagagatgaagcgagctagagtcgataaattcttgcgtttgaagcaaaatggcaggagcgttcgagagtatagcctcgagtttgattcattggctaggcatgcgcctactattatggctgatatggcagacagggtacatcgttatgtgatgggattggatcgttatctgattgacggttgtatggcagtgactcttcagccaggtatggacattgctcgggtgcaggcatatgcacagggggtagaggatcggcaccggggacgtcagccagatagagattataatagaggccagcataagagggctagatcagcaggttatcctgacgagtttcaaagcgggcagtctcagcagcatgttagattttcttcccaaccagcacagagtgcacccccacgtatcatgggtagggggttcgatcgtatgggatattcggaacctggtcagagctctagggcgtcagggtcacagatgggcaggggtttgagccagtcgaggccacctttgcctcggtgttctcgttgtggtaagtcccatcctggggaatgtcgttgggctacaggtgcgtgtttttcttgcggccgtcagggccatactatgagggagtgtaaccttagaggtagtgcaggtggtatggcacagcctacagggtccgttgctggttcatcttcttctgtggctatgcgccctacggggcagggtattcaggcaccagcaggccgtggtagaggacgtggtggagcttctagttctagcggtccctcaaaccgtatatatgctttgactaataggcaagatcaagaggcgtcacctaatgtgatcatag gtgtagacgcgcagttcggtgatcctcccgcctag
- the LOC138349118 gene encoding uncharacterized protein isoform X1 has product MPPKKATAAQKGKSVAEGTSQTRRVTRARAQSMPGIMLQSESSATPPPPEELRAAAAPVRGTPPAPEAPTSEPPAPQSGTEDRAMRDVVQLLTRLVADQARRHGLGVDHADRSDSLRARDFLSCNPPEFFGSRPQDDPQEFIRQMQRTLRIIKASETESVELATYHLRDVAINWYESWELSRGEGAPPAVWDEFVEAFQGHFLPPEMKRARVDKFLRLKQNGRSVREYSLEFDSLARHAPTIMADMADRVHRYVMGLDRYLIDGCMAVTLQPGMDIARVQAYAQGVEDRHRGRQPDRDYNRGQHKRARSAGYPDEFQSGQSQQHVRFSSQPAQSAPPRIMGRGFDRMGYSEPGQSSRASGSQMGRGLSQSRPPLPRCSRCGKSHPGECRWATGACFSCGRQGHTMRECNLRGSAGGMAQPTGSVAGSSSSVAMRPTGQGIQAPAGRGRGRGGASSSSGPSNRIYALTNRQDQEASPNVIIGILSLFSRSVYALVDPGSTLSYISPFVASRIGIESELIEPFEVATPVGDFVIATRVYRNCSVAIYSHHTVADLIELNMIEFDIIMGMDWLAACYANVDCREKIVRFQFPGEPII; this is encoded by the coding sequence atgcctccaaagaaagcgacagccgcccagaagggaaaatcggtagcagaaggtactagtcagacccgaagagttactagggcccgtgcccagtctatgcctggtattatgctccagtcggagagctctgctacacccccaccgccagaagagcttagagcagcagcagctccagttcgggggacaccaccagcccccgaggccccaacatctgaacctccagctcctcagtcagggacggaggatagggccatgagagatgtggttcaattgctgactagattagtggcagatcaggctcgcaggcatggactaggagttgatcatgcggacagatctgatagcttaagggctcgtgacttcttaagttgtaatcctccagagttctttgggtcaaggccacaggatgatccgcaagagtttattcgtcagatgcagcgtacattgaggataatcaaggcttcggagaccgagtctgttgagttggctacgtatcatttgcgggatgtagctattaattggtatgagtcttgggagttatctaggggtgagggtgcccctccagcggtatgggatgaatttgtggaggctttccagggccacttcctgcctccagagatgaagcgagctagagtcgataaattcttgcgtttgaagcaaaatggcaggagcgttcgagagtatagcctcgagtttgattcattggctaggcatgcgcctactattatggctgatatggcagacagggtacatcgttatgtgatgggattggatcgttatctgattgacggttgtatggcagtgactcttcagccaggtatggacattgctcgggtgcaggcatatgcacagggggtagaggatcggcaccggggacgtcagccagatagagattataatagaggccagcataagagggctagatcagcaggttatcctgacgagtttcaaagcgggcagtctcagcagcatgttagattttcttcccaaccagcacagagtgcacccccacgtatcatgggtagggggttcgatcgtatgggatattcggaacctggtcagagctctagggcgtcagggtcacagatgggcaggggtttgagccagtcgaggccacctttgcctcggtgttctcgttgtggtaagtcccatcctggggaatgtcgttgggctacaggtgcgtgtttttcttgcggccgtcagggccatactatgagggagtgtaaccttagaggtagtgcaggtggtatggcacagcctacagggtccgttgctggttcatcttcttctgtggctatgcgccctacggggcagggtattcaggcaccagcaggccgtggtagaggacgtggtggagcttctagttctagcggtccctcaaaccgtatatatgctttgactaataggcaagatcaagaggcgtcacctaatgtgatcataggtatattatcactattctcccgaagtgtgtatgcattggtagacccaggttccaccttatcatatatatctccctttgttgctagtaggatcggaatagagtctgagttgatagaaccatttgaggtagctacacctgtaggagattttgtcatagctacgcgagtatataggaattgttcagtagctatatatagtcatcataccgtagcagatctaatagagttaaatatgattgagtttgatattatcatgggcatggattggttggctgcttgttatgctaatgttgattgcagagaaaagatagttcgatttcaatttccaggggaaccgattatatag